The Pyrenophora tritici-repentis strain M4 chromosome 10, whole genome shotgun sequence genome contains a region encoding:
- a CDS encoding LYR family protein, with protein MASLNPSLRHQVIRIYKDLLFMGREYPQGYDYFRTRLHKAFASQRHLTDEAKIKQGIERAEYVKREIEAL; from the exons ATGGCTTCTCTCAACCCATCTCTCCGCCATCAGGTCATTCGGATATACAAGG ATCTGCTCTTCATGGGCCGCGAGTACCCCCAGGGTTACGACTACTTCCGAACCCGCTTGCACAAAGCATTTGCCAGTCAACGACACTTGACCGATGAGGCGAAGATCAAGCAAGGTATCGAGAGGGCAGAATATGTAAAGCGAG AAATCGAAGCACTGTAA